One Paramisgurnus dabryanus chromosome 9, PD_genome_1.1, whole genome shotgun sequence genomic window, TATTAATCTGTGAATTATTAacgtattagtcctgtcaacaCGACGATGTGATACGTTTCAGTGTAAATAGCAAATGTATGTGTGGTACAACCACACTTTCCATAAAAATACACACTTATTCTCATGAGATGACGTTGCAAATGAAGatgttttgaagaatgtttgtaacaaagcaGATCAAGTGCAAGTGATACTTTGCAAGTGAACTGTTTGTGGAAATCGCTTGAATTAGTAGTTTGTGACAGAGGAGTTATTGTgagtaaaatgtatttaatgtcaTGGCTCAGGTAAAGACTGCTGTGTGCTTGAATCTTTCTTGTCCTGTGAGCAGATTTGTTTTGACATGTTGTGGATAGCGAGTGACACAATGAACACAGCTGTGATTAAATTTGTCTGACATGATTTTAAGAATACGGGTCAGAAGATATATCTGTAGTGCACTATTCACCCATGTGATGGACGAGACTGAATGATGTGTTTATTGCTTGTACATGTTGTGTAGTTAGCTGTTATCTGAGtggtgagatggtgccaggggtcCACAGTTTTGTGATAGCTTTAATTTCTGATTCAGCCTGAACCTTGAATCAGTTTCTATTATCTGTTATACCGCAGGGCTGTTAAATGCTTCATTCTCATTGGTTAATAAAGTTTCTATGGGTTTCAATGCACACCTCTGAAGTAGTTCCAGCCTGGTCTGTCGACCCCATAACAGTTCCATTTCACTATGCCAAGTTTATCTGAAATGACGGATTTATTGACTTTCACCAAATAAAGCATAAATGTGTGTGGTAGCTAAAGAAACACATTGACAAGAAtgaataaaataagtaaaaagaaaaaaaaaatacagtaaataaacatttgattgCCTCCTTTTTCAGTTTTGTTATTGCCTTCATTCCTGATCATGTAAAACTAGAACAAATGAATACAGTACATAGCTGAAATACTAGAaatatttttgagcgtgatgctaatggtctaatcagtttcaatggattgtgataagctatgctaaaagtgttagcaccagacccggagattagatgaatgtattccaaaactgcatattttcaaaaaaagtggagtgtccctttaagatgtgCGGACACTACAGAAGACTGATGAAGCGTTGATGGGTTGAAATGTGTGAGATTCACTTGAAGAGGTTTCAGAAGTCATATTGAGATCAAgtaggaaaaatctcaggaattCTTGCaaataagaaaatgttttggaaTATGAGGTTACATTCACAAACCCGTGTGTTTTCTCAACATCCTTCTGAGACAGCAGCAGTTTCTCTGATGTTTACATCTGCACTATggtaatctctctctctctctctctctctctctctctctctctctctctctctctctctctctctctctctctctctctctctctctctctctctctctctctctctctctctctctctctctctctctctctctacctctctctctctctctctctctctctctctacctctctctctctctacctctCTCAGAAGACCGGAAGGTGTTTGTAGGGATGTTGGGTAAACAGCAGAGTGAAGATGACGTCCGGAGACTGTTCGATTCATTCGGTCACATAGAGGAGTGCACGGTGCTCCGGGGTCCTGATGGGGCCAGTAAGGGTTAGCACCTACACGACTATCAGTCCACTCATAAAATCTACTGTCTAACATTATAGTGAAATACTGGTTTGCAATATTTGTGCTGTATACTCGATGCACAGTATGCAAATATTCTGTATCACTGAGATGAATGACTATTTTGGCCAGACATGTCATTTATGCAATCAATCCCACAATGCAGTGCAGTTTTTTTAGTATAAACATTTTCACATAGAATCAAATTAAAGTATCATGTATCAAGACTCTTAATGTAAAGAGAGAAACATTGTCCCACGTTTCAAACCAAAAGCATTGAACATTTCTTTTATGAATAAACAATTATTTAAGCAATTACATTTTGTGCAATTCCATGTTTTAAAAGTACAATACCATCttcaaaaatatatgtattcATTCAGCGCATGCACACTATAAGATTCCTACACCattgtttaatattttaatgtaattttgtACTCTAGCTTCACACTGTagcataaaatatatttttatgttattttaacttaacaaattaagataaacaatttcaacttgttttatcAGTATTGTCAactttttaaagtcaaaacttTCAAAAGTATTTGAAATTGACTTTAAACcgttgttgttttaacttcatgttgcattttttttacagtgctgccttaaatttttttgttgaatcaacttggatttacacgtcatttcaacttactattatttatcttgattaGAGATGAGTTGGTATAACTACAGgttagttgttataacttataaaattaagttgaattttCTCAACTATactttataagttgtgacaactcatctctgttgacatgacttgaaaaaaaaaaaatttaaggcagcaaagtattttttacagtgtgtatttATTTGATCTATCAGTATAGACTGACTTGAATGGTTTGGTGATATCTTAATTGGTGATTTCTTAATGTAATCTTGTTTCAGATGAGCCAGCACAGTTAAACTAGTCTTTCACTATCTTCTCTCTTGACAGGTTGTGCTTTTGTGAAGTTCTCCAGTCATTCAGAGGCTCAAGCAGCTATTAACAGTCTCCATGGTGGACAGACCATGCCAGTAAGACTCACACATACTTTATTATTAGATGAGATTATAAAATTATGTCATTCTGCGCTTGAGTTTGTCAAATATGGACCCACATTAAAGATGCATTTGCTTAAAATTTAGATGATTTGTCCAAGTCGTGTTGCCAGTAACCTAATGCATATTTATTGGTTACACGTATTtttttgtgcatgtgtgtgtgcgtgtgtgcgtgagAAAGTTTTAActtgattggtgaatgaatatcACAATATAACAAATCATAATGCTACCAGAAAGCTAAAACAGTCTTGctctttgttttctttatgCATAATATCCTTTCTTTCTAATTTATCTGGGGTGACGTGGCCTGGTTGTGTTTTTATTCAGGACAGATTGAGAATGAATTGAAATGTCTTTGTGAAGGTCAGTGATTTCAAAGATGGAATGTGTTTGTGTCATTTCCCAGTTCAATTCAGCAATTATATTTTcagttattgtttttatttcttttatatgcAAATGGCTACGGTTCACGAGAAATCCAATCCAGACAGTCTTCACTTCAAGTCAAATGCAGTCCTCTCATGAGATTAGATTTGTGAACCTATGATAAATGTCTCGGCCTGGGTCTGTCGGAGATGACAGCTCTGCTACAGCTTATCAGATTCATTTCAGACAGAGATAGCGGCGGTCGCTCTATTGTGAATATTGTGTTGGCTTCATGAGATTGTGCTTTACAGGGAGGAAAATGACAGAAACTTTTAATGGCATCTTTGAATGTCTGTACAGTTCAGATTCTTGacttttctgtttgttcttgtttttttaagtgcagccatttcattgcaaaaaaaatgttattttgtgtatttggtataatacaatgtgttcgcgtggtttatggttaaagctcattattttcaacacaccgtacatttttgtagctccagattaaTTTTTGCCAAGttcctaataaaaataatgtcttTATATCCATTTATTTGCTGACAATTGAAATGGGGAAAACATGGTCTTAATAACAAAATAGATTCTGTGGTTTCTGATCTTGAAAACTGCAGAGAAAACAATTTCAAAGTCGTTTCTCAATAACACAATGCTAATGTGTTTATGTACTTTAAGTACATTTtagaaatatacattttatggaATAACCCTGATTTTTAATCACATCTTTCTTGTGTCTTGTCATGCTCTCAGTCTTTTACATTTGCTGTCGGGTGACTTTATGTCACTCCAGAGGATTGCTTTTGATAAAATTCAATAGATACTGGACTGAAATGATCACAATACATTTAGAAATGAATGTAAGATGGATGTAAGATGTAAGAGCAAGGAAATGAGATGCAcgcagaaagaaagagagagagagagagactttaaaTCTCACGGTCTTTTTAAGGATTTAATTGGACATAAGTGCTTTAGTGCATTGACATACAGCAGTGTTGTATGTGCTGTAAAGTGTCTGTGGCAGTCAGCTGTGTATGTGCTGCTCCTCCAGATCAATGCTGATAACAGCCTGAGAGTTCAGTTAAATCAATCAATGTCTACAGCACAACAGTGAGATGTAAAGCggttgtagcctagtggttagagtgtCGGGCTTGTAACCCGAGCGTTGCCGGTTCGAGGCTCACGACCGGCGGGTtgcgactgtggtgcccttgagcaaggcaccttaaccctaattgctccccgggcgctgcagggatagctgcccactgctccgggtgtttgtgtgttcacgacttgcagtgcgtgtgttcactattcactggatgggttaaatgcagaggtcacattccaagtatgggttaccatacattggcaaatactcacttcactttatcacttcacttcactttaAACAGAAAGATTATTGCTGATAAAGTTTTCTTTAGAcattctgtttgtgtgtgtgtgtttgtgtgagcgtGCATGTGCGTGTGTATAAGACTCActgcgtgtttgtgttttttaggGAGCTTCTTCCAGTCTCGTTGTGAAGTTTGCAGACACAGATAAAGAACGAACTCTCCGTCGGATGCACCAGATGGCTGGTCAGCTCGGGATCTTCAGCCCCATGACCATACAGTTTGGAGGTTATGGAGCGTATACACATGCTGTGagtctcaaacacacacaaacactgtgagtctcatacacacacacacacacagtaagtCTCATTCACACGTGTACACACCCAACCTTATTGTCATGGTAAAGCAGTCTTTACATTGCCAAAGCATAGACacattacatacacacacaatatATTCACAAAACCTTATAACCATCTCTCTAACTCTTTGTCTCACTCTATATGTCtcactctttctttctttctgtctgtctctctgtctcactgtttctgtctgtctgtctgtctgtctgtctccatCAGGCTCTCTCTACTGGTATGTCTGTCTCACTTTCTCTGGTCTCTCTGTCTCACTCTCTATTTCTCACTCTtgctgtctgtctatctctctgtgTCACGCTTTCTCTATTGTCCTGTCTGTATCACTCGTCACACTTTCTCTATTGGCTTGTCTGTCTCACTCTCTGTCCCACTCTTTTATCGGCCTTTCTGTCTCACTTTTCATCACTCTTTCTATTGGCACTCTCTGTCACACTCTCTCTATTGGCCTGTCAGTCTCACTCTTCTatttgcctgtctgtctcactcTTCTTTTGGTCTGTTTGTCACACTCTTCTATTGGCCTGTTTCTCTCACTCTTCATCACTCTTTATATTGGCACTCTCTGTCACACTCTCTCAATTGGCCTGTCTGTCTCACTCTTTGTCACTCATTCTATTGGTTTGTCTCTCACACTTCATCACTCTTTCTATTGGCACTCTCTGTCACACTCTCTTTATTGGTCTGTCTCACTCTTCTATTGGCCTGTCTCACTCTCACTTTCCGTCAGACTCTTTCTATTGGCCTGTCTCACTCTCCGTCACACTCTTTCTATTGGCATGTCTTTCACACTCTTCGTCACATTCTTTCTATTAGCCTGTCTATTTCACTCTTTGTCACTTTTTCTATAACCAATCTCTGTCACACTCTCTCTATTGGCCTGTCTTACTTTCAATTTCCGTCAGACTCTTTCTATTGGCCTGTCTCACTCTCCGGCACACTCTTTCTATTGTCCTGTCTGTCTCACTCTTTGTCACTCTTTCTATTAGCACTCTCTGGCACACTCTCTCTATTAACCTGTCTCACTCTTGTCACACACTCTCTATTGGCCTGTCTCACTCTTGTCACACTCTCTCTATTAACCTGTCTCACTCTTAGTCACACTCTTTCTATTGGCCTGTTTGTCACACTCTTCTATTTGCCCGTCTGTCTCACTCTTCATCATTCTTTATATTGGCACTCTCTGTCAGACTCTCTCTATTGGCCTGTCTCACTCTCACTCTCCTTCACACTCTTTCTATTGGTCTGTCTGTCACACTATTCTATTGGCCTGTCTGTCTTACTCTCCATCACACTCTCTCTATTGGCATGTCTGTCTCACTTTCTCTGGTTTTACTGTCTCACTCTCTGTCTCaatatctctgtctgtctctctttctttaGCAGATCATGCAGCAGCAGGCCACTCTTATGGCAGCATCGCAGAGCTCCTATCTGAACCCGATGGCAGCCATTGCGGCCGCTCAGATGCAGCAAATTGCAGCTTTCAACCTCAACGGTCTGGTGGCTGCACCGCTGACTCCCTCTTCaggtgacacacacacaaacacacgcacacacacacacacacacacacacacacacacacacacacacacacacacacacacacacacacacacacacacacacacacacacacacacacacacacacacagacacacattctggtttccatgttttgtggggacattccatagacgtaatgcattttatactgtacaaactgtatattctattccccttacctgccccattccctaaccccaaccatcacaaaaacctttcttgtaccttagattttcaagataCATCatcctgtttgatttataagcttgtttcctcatggggacatcaaaatgtccccacaaggtcacaaaaacactggtattcctatctttgtggggacaattggtccccacaacgtgataattaccaggtacacacacacacacacacacacacacacacacacacacacacacacacacacacacacacacacacacacacacacacactttacctGTCAGCTTTAGTCTACCATGACTCAATTGTCCTTGGAGAAAAACTCAATGAGCAATCAGTGTTAAAAGCCAAGAGACTGTAGACATGAGAAAATGCACATACTTCTGTTCCAGCCAGTATGACGGACCGAATCAGCTTCAGTGTGTGAATCTGGACAGCCAAAAGAGCAACAGATGTCTTTATGTATATCTGAAACCATTAATGTCCCATGACCCTGATAAACAGCGGTTTTGAAGGACATGTCTCAGTTTTGGCTGATATTGATGACGGCTGTATTTTTTATTCTGTAATGTGTTTTGTTCAGGCACCAGCACACCTCCAGGCTTCACCCCCACAGCTGTTCCCAGTTTAGCTGCACCCATTGGTGTAAATGGATTCAGCACTCTCCCACACCAGACCAATGGACAGCCCACATCAGAGCCCATCTACACCAATGGGATCCATCCGTACCCAGGTTTGCAATTGAAAATGGGGGAAACTAAAATCAAAAGATTGTGACTGACAGTTCTAGTATTAATAAACTTCAACATGTGTCTACAGCACAGAGCCCGACGCTCACAGATCCTCTCCAGCAGGCGTATGCTGGTGTCCAACATTATGCAGGTGCTTCTCCTGTTATTTattactgtctgtttgtctgtctttgtGCGTGTGTACACATGTATGTACTAAAGTTTGTGATATAGTGTGTCAGTTGAATATAATGTGTCATGTGATAGTATTAACATAAATGATCTTTCGTTTGTCCACTCATGGTTACAGCAGCGTATCCCGCTGCATATGCACCCATTAGTCAAGCATTTCCCCAGCAAGCGACCATCATCCCTCAACAACAGCGAGAAGGTAAGAAAGACCACACCCACTTTAAATGAAagcatagagagagagagagacgtagAGAGAGACGTAGAGAGAGACGTAGAGAGAGACACTGATAACCCCAAAgacactgtaaaataattttgtttatccTAATTTTCCATAAGTTAACATCTTACCGGATGATTTAAAATGCTCATCAAACATCTTTTAACAAAGATGACAATGAGTCTTTTATAAGATCATAGGCTGAACAGATGGTAGAAGAACAATGTAATGCTTTCAATTCACAAACTGCTTTTCTGGGTTTGTGTGTTAATTTATTTCTCCGTCTCTGTTCGTGCCTCCTGCAGGACCGGAGGGCTGTAACCTCTTTATTTACCACCTGCCGCAAGAGTTTGGCGACGCTGAGCTCATGCAGATGTTTCTGCCCTTTGGCAACGTCATTTCCGCCAAAGTCTTTGTGGACCGGGCCACCAATCAGAGCAAGTGTTTTGGTGAGTACCCATAATGCTCTTTAAACGCTTGAGCGAGCCGGACTGTCACCTGGGTGCCGAGCTTTAAGAAATCATCTTACGCCTCACTTCACACAATTACTTCATCTCATGCCTTTATTTCCCGCGTATACACTAATCAAGATGCAATTAAAACTAA contains:
- the celf6 gene encoding CUGBP Elav-like family member 3-B isoform X2; this encodes MATVTAENGFSTADSSGRMNGLNSASIPMKDHDAIKLFIGQIPRNLEEKDLKPLFEEFGKIYELTVLKDRFSGMHKGCAFLTYCARDSALKAQNALHEQKTLPGMNRPIQVKPADSEGRGEDRKVFVGMLGKQQSEDDVRRLFDSFGHIEECTVLRGPDGASKGCAFVKFSSHSEAQAAINSLHGGQTMPGASSSLVVKFADTDKERTLRRMHQMAGQLGIFSPMTIQFGGYGAYTHAIMQQQATLMAASQSSYLNPMAAIAAAQMQQIAAFNLNGLVAAPLTPSSGTSTPPGFTPTAVPSLAAPIGVNGFSTLPHQTNGQPTSEPIYTNGIHPYPAQSPTLTDPLQQAYAGVQHYAAAYPAAYAPISQAFPQQATIIPQQQREGPEGCNLFIYHLPQEFGDAELMQMFLPFGNVISAKVFVDRATNQSKCFGFVSFDNPSSAQAAIQAMNGFQIGMKRLKVQLKRPKDANRPY
- the celf6 gene encoding CUGBP Elav-like family member 3-B isoform X5 translates to MATVTAENGFSTADSSGRMNGLNSASIPMKDHDAIKLFIGQIPRNLEEKDLKPLFEEFGKIYELTVLKDRFSGMHKGCAFLTYCARDSALKAQNALHEQKTLPGMNRPIQVKPADSEGRGEDRKVFVGMLGKQQSEDDVRRLFDSFGHIEECTVLRGPDGASCAFVKFSSHSEAQAAINSLHGGQTMPGASSSLVVKFADTDKERTLRRMHQMAGQLGIFSPMTIQFGGYGAYTHAQIMQQQATLMAASQSSYLNPMAAIAAAQMQQIAAFNLNGLVAAPLTPSSGTSTPPGFTPTAVPSLAAPIGVNGFSTLPHQTNGQPTSEPIYTNGIHPYPAQSPTLTDPLQQAYAGVQHYAAAYPAAYAPISQAFPQQATIIPQQQREGPEGCNLFIYHLPQEFGDAELMQMFLPFGNVISAKVFVDRATNQSKCFGFVSFDNPSSAQAAIQAMNGFQIGMKRLKVQLKRPKDANRPY
- the celf6 gene encoding CUGBP Elav-like family member 3-B isoform X1; its protein translation is MATVTAENGFSTADSSGRMNGLNSASIPMKDHDAIKLFIGQIPRNLEEKDLKPLFEEFGKIYELTVLKDRFSGMHKGCAFLTYCARDSALKAQNALHEQKTLPGMNRPIQVKPADSEGRGEDRKVFVGMLGKQQSEDDVRRLFDSFGHIEECTVLRGPDGASKGCAFVKFSSHSEAQAAINSLHGGQTMPGASSSLVVKFADTDKERTLRRMHQMAGQLGIFSPMTIQFGGYGAYTHAQIMQQQATLMAASQSSYLNPMAAIAAAQMQQIAAFNLNGLVAAPLTPSSGTSTPPGFTPTAVPSLAAPIGVNGFSTLPHQTNGQPTSEPIYTNGIHPYPAQSPTLTDPLQQAYAGVQHYAAAYPAAYAPISQAFPQQATIIPQQQREGPEGCNLFIYHLPQEFGDAELMQMFLPFGNVISAKVFVDRATNQSKCFGFVSFDNPSSAQAAIQAMNGFQIGMKRLKVQLKRPKDANRPY
- the celf6 gene encoding CUGBP Elav-like family member 4 isoform X3 → MATVTAENGFSTADSSGRMNGLNSASIPMKDHDAIKLFIGQIPRNLEEKDLKPLFEEFGKIYELTVLKDRFSGMHKGCAFLTYCARDSALKAQNALHEQKTLPGMNRPIQVKPADSEGRGDRKVFVGMLGKQQSEDDVRRLFDSFGHIEECTVLRGPDGASKGCAFVKFSSHSEAQAAINSLHGGQTMPGASSSLVVKFADTDKERTLRRMHQMAGQLGIFSPMTIQFGGYGAYTHAQIMQQQATLMAASQSSYLNPMAAIAAAQMQQIAAFNLNGLVAAPLTPSSGTSTPPGFTPTAVPSLAAPIGVNGFSTLPHQTNGQPTSEPIYTNGIHPYPAQSPTLTDPLQQAYAGVQHYAAAYPAAYAPISQAFPQQATIIPQQQREGPEGCNLFIYHLPQEFGDAELMQMFLPFGNVISAKVFVDRATNQSKCFGFVSFDNPSSAQAAIQAMNGFQIGMKRLKVQLKRPKDANRPY
- the celf6 gene encoding CUGBP Elav-like family member 4 isoform X4 yields the protein MATVTAENGFSTADSSGRMNGLNSASIPMKDHDAIKLFIGQIPRNLEEKDLKPLFEEFGKIYELTVLKDRFSGMHKGCAFLTYCARDSALKAQNALHEQKTLPGMNRPIQVKPADSEGRGDRKVFVGMLGKQQSEDDVRRLFDSFGHIEECTVLRGPDGASKGCAFVKFSSHSEAQAAINSLHGGQTMPGASSSLVVKFADTDKERTLRRMHQMAGQLGIFSPMTIQFGGYGAYTHAIMQQQATLMAASQSSYLNPMAAIAAAQMQQIAAFNLNGLVAAPLTPSSGTSTPPGFTPTAVPSLAAPIGVNGFSTLPHQTNGQPTSEPIYTNGIHPYPAQSPTLTDPLQQAYAGVQHYAAAYPAAYAPISQAFPQQATIIPQQQREGPEGCNLFIYHLPQEFGDAELMQMFLPFGNVISAKVFVDRATNQSKCFGFVSFDNPSSAQAAIQAMNGFQIGMKRLKVQLKRPKDANRPY